A portion of the Myxococcales bacterium genome contains these proteins:
- a CDS encoding mechanosensitive ion channel family protein, with protein MLLPFGQADEWIEKILGIPRAATERLALTLFVFVVYIALRGLTRRIVSKTVDDPASRFSLTKALTYGYAFVAFLVIIRIWFESITGLATYLGLLSAGIAIALQDPLANLAGWVFILLRTPFRIGDRIEIGPHVGDVVDIRPFRFVLLEVGKWVHAEQSTGRAIHVPNGWVFKQSVSNYEEAFGFIWNEMEVVVTFESDWRAAKAKLEAILAKNTEGVSQDDLDKIAQKADEYHIRVGKVTPVVWTTVVDHGVKLSLRYMCKPRDRRRSTSTIWEAILDAFQDDARIEFAYPTTRRYDGRFEGKSAGGGSEKAAPEKAT; from the coding sequence ATGCTCCTCCCGTTCGGACAAGCCGATGAATGGATCGAGAAGATCCTCGGCATTCCGCGCGCGGCGACGGAACGGCTCGCCCTCACACTCTTCGTCTTCGTCGTCTACATCGCGCTCCGCGGCCTCACGCGGCGCATCGTCTCGAAGACCGTCGATGATCCGGCCTCGCGCTTTTCGCTCACGAAGGCGCTGACCTACGGCTACGCGTTCGTCGCGTTCCTGGTCATCATTCGCATTTGGTTCGAGAGCATCACGGGCCTCGCGACGTACCTCGGTCTCTTGTCGGCGGGCATCGCCATCGCGCTCCAAGATCCGCTCGCAAACCTCGCCGGCTGGGTCTTCATTCTGCTTCGCACACCGTTTCGTATCGGCGATCGCATCGAGATCGGTCCGCACGTGGGCGACGTCGTCGACATCCGGCCGTTTCGGTTCGTGCTCCTCGAGGTCGGCAAGTGGGTGCACGCCGAGCAGAGCACGGGCCGCGCGATTCACGTGCCCAACGGCTGGGTCTTCAAGCAGTCGGTGTCGAACTACGAGGAGGCCTTTGGCTTCATCTGGAACGAGATGGAGGTGGTCGTCACCTTCGAGAGCGACTGGCGCGCCGCGAAGGCCAAGCTCGAAGCGATCCTCGCGAAGAACACCGAAGGCGTCTCGCAAGACGACCTCGACAAGATCGCCCAGAAGGCGGACGAGTACCACATACGCGTGGGCAAGGTGACGCCGGTGGTCTGGACCACGGTGGTCGACCACGGCGTGAAGCTCTCGCTCCGTTACATGTGCAAGCCGCGCGATCGACGGCGGTCGACGAGCACGATCTGGGAAGCGATCTTGGACGCGTTCCAAGACGACGCGCGGATCGAGTTCGCGTACCCGACGACGCGCCGCTACGACGGGCGCTTCGAAGGGAAGTCCGCCGGTGGCGGCTCGGAAAAAGCCGCTCCGGAGAAGGCCACATAG
- a CDS encoding PAAR domain-containing protein produces the protein MGQLALAARESDTVGCHIGGGGSGSGSRFLSSALKWAAIGALAAGAVVGAIIAAPVILAAAGASAAVVAAAGTVAAVGGGTAGLSLAVIGGALSGASGGIKVQREAEAKPSSGGGGGGCGNITSGSHNVNIENKPAARAQQDTNIHPPSSPKLAEGSAYVYVNGKPLARIDDKSCCGGKIISACSRTYIGGPPTNGGGADASPIAGASFSWSNMDSWNWEGIETGLGVAGLAMGVGMAGVAVRGVAIAQGGFKALVTTSAGRVAAGKLTAGIGAGVGGGMAMSAAGEHIGGTIGGAGAGAVAGALTAEALANAMPFGAAGKLIKAPKVRLSRERSGSIRRSRVDGDRSAASA, from the coding sequence ATGGGTCAACTGGCGCTTGCAGCGCGGGAAAGCGACACGGTCGGCTGCCATATCGGCGGCGGCGGCAGCGGAAGCGGGAGTCGCTTCCTGTCGAGCGCCCTTAAGTGGGCCGCCATTGGCGCCCTCGCCGCCGGTGCCGTTGTCGGCGCGATCATCGCTGCCCCCGTGATCCTTGCCGCCGCGGGCGCATCCGCGGCCGTGGTGGCGGCTGCAGGAACGGTCGCGGCCGTTGGTGGCGGCACGGCGGGCCTCTCGCTCGCCGTCATTGGTGGGGCGTTGAGCGGGGCCTCTGGAGGCATCAAGGTTCAGCGGGAAGCGGAAGCGAAGCCGTCTTCAGGTGGCGGTGGCGGCGGCTGCGGAAACATCACGTCCGGCTCGCACAACGTCAACATCGAGAACAAGCCTGCGGCGCGGGCACAACAGGACACGAACATCCATCCCCCATCATCTCCGAAGCTCGCGGAGGGCAGCGCTTACGTTTACGTGAACGGCAAGCCGCTGGCGCGCATCGACGACAAGTCGTGTTGTGGCGGCAAGATCATTTCGGCTTGTTCTAGGACGTACATCGGCGGGCCTCCAACCAATGGCGGTGGCGCCGACGCGAGCCCGATAGCCGGAGCGAGCTTCAGTTGGTCCAACATGGACAGCTGGAACTGGGAAGGCATCGAGACGGGCTTGGGCGTGGCCGGCCTGGCTATGGGCGTCGGCATGGCTGGCGTCGCGGTCCGCGGCGTTGCGATAGCGCAGGGCGGGTTCAAGGCCCTGGTGACGACGAGCGCGGGTCGCGTCGCGGCCGGAAAGCTCACCGCCGGAATCGGTGCGGGTGTTGGCGGCGGCATGGCGATGTCTGCGGCCGGCGAGCACATTGGCGGCACCATCGGTGGGGCCGGCGCGGGCGCGGTGGCTGGAGCGCTCACGGCCGAAGCATTGGCTAACGCCATGCCTTTCGGTGCGGCAGGAAAGCTGATCAAGGCGCCGAAGGTTCGGCTCTCCCGCGAACGCAGCGGAAGCATACGCAGGTCGCGGGTCGATGGAGATCGGAGCGCAGCGTCGGCCTGA
- a CDS encoding HigA family addiction module antidote protein, with translation MRLPTHRAPTSPGEVLLEEWLQPMKLTQLALAKKMSVDIQLVNGIVNGRRCVTAKTARLLAKVLKTTPEFWLNAQMAVNLWHAQQGVVDERRRKSA, from the coding sequence ATGAGATTGCCGACCCATCGAGCACCCACGAGCCCCGGTGAGGTCCTCTTGGAGGAATGGCTCCAGCCGATGAAGCTGACGCAGCTCGCGCTCGCGAAGAAGATGAGCGTGGACATCCAGCTCGTGAACGGGATCGTCAACGGTCGCCGCTGCGTCACCGCCAAGACGGCGCGCCTCTTGGCGAAGGTGCTGAAGACCACACCCGAGTTTTGGCTGAACGCCCAGATGGCGGTGAACCTGTGGCACGCCCAGCAGGGGGTAGTGGACGAACGGCGCCGCAAGAGCGCGTGA